One window of Alteromonas sp. LMIT006 genomic DNA carries:
- the tcdA gene encoding tRNA cyclic N6-threonylcarbamoyladenosine(37) synthase TcdA, which translates to MQKERFGGVARLYSETSLDKFQNAHVMVIGIGGVGTWIAEGLARSAIGEVTLVDLDDICVTNTNRQIHALQHTIGQPKVSVMAERLRDINPSIKVNEVEDFVLPENVQELIPKDGRLVVDACDSISAKAAVIAHCKRFKIPVITIGGAGGQTDPRQVTTGDLAKTIQCPLSAKLRSELRRQYHFSKNPKRRFGVECVYSTEQLKYPQPDGSVCPTKSLQEGSTRLDCASGFGASVAVTGTFGFVAVSRILEKIR; encoded by the coding sequence ATGCAAAAAGAACGATTTGGTGGTGTCGCTCGATTGTACTCTGAAACGAGCTTAGACAAATTTCAAAATGCGCATGTGATGGTCATTGGCATCGGTGGCGTAGGTACCTGGATTGCAGAAGGACTTGCCCGTAGTGCAATTGGTGAAGTGACCTTAGTTGACTTAGACGATATTTGTGTAACTAATACTAACCGCCAGATTCATGCATTACAACACACCATTGGACAGCCTAAAGTAAGTGTAATGGCTGAACGCTTAAGAGATATAAATCCCAGCATAAAAGTAAACGAAGTAGAAGATTTTGTGCTACCAGAGAATGTTCAAGAGTTGATCCCAAAAGATGGACGCTTGGTTGTGGATGCTTGTGATTCTATATCCGCCAAGGCTGCCGTTATTGCGCATTGCAAACGCTTCAAGATCCCAGTGATTACCATAGGTGGTGCGGGGGGACAAACCGACCCTAGACAAGTCACCACAGGTGACTTAGCGAAAACGATTCAGTGCCCTTTAAGTGCCAAATTACGCAGTGAACTCCGAAGGCAGTATCACTTTAGCAAGAACCCCAAGCGACGTTTTGGTGTTGAGTGTGTTTACTCTACAGAACAACTCAAATACCCCCAACCAGACGGTTCTGTATGCCCAACAAAATCATTACAAGAAGGCTCTACTCGATTGGATTGTGCCAGCGGTTTTGGCGCAAGCGTAGCGGTGACTGGGACCTTTGGCTTTGTTGCAGTATCTAGAATTCTTGAAAAGATTCGTTAA
- a CDS encoding LysR family transcriptional regulator yields MSYRPKTTLEQWRILQAVVDYDGYAKAAQALNKSQSSLNHAVAKLQSVLGVQLLEIRGRKAYLTEAGEVMLRRSRYLTENVESLENLAENINQEWEPEITLAVDLAFDRNLLYPALQQFIPESRGSRLKIIDTVLTGTIDAITEHWADLVISHQVPVGYLGEPLVDMPFVAVCHPQHAIARMPSPIDAEALMQHCQIVIKDTSNKPQEQSGWLRSENRWTVSQFDTAIDLLLQQIGFCWLPLHKVSKYIENDELYVLNINGSTHKRLSSYLITPQPDNIGPGTRLLSDLILAQKQISIA; encoded by the coding sequence ATGAGTTATCGTCCTAAAACCACACTCGAACAGTGGCGGATTTTGCAAGCTGTAGTGGACTATGACGGTTATGCGAAAGCTGCGCAGGCCCTAAATAAAAGCCAATCATCACTGAATCATGCAGTGGCAAAATTACAGTCTGTATTAGGCGTACAATTACTTGAAATCCGCGGCCGCAAAGCCTATTTAACTGAGGCGGGTGAAGTCATGTTGCGTCGTTCTCGGTATCTGACTGAGAACGTTGAATCACTTGAGAACCTCGCAGAAAACATCAATCAAGAATGGGAGCCAGAGATCACTTTGGCCGTCGATCTAGCGTTTGATAGAAACCTGCTCTACCCCGCATTACAACAGTTTATCCCTGAATCTCGAGGTTCACGTCTAAAAATAATCGACACGGTTCTAACCGGGACCATCGATGCAATCACCGAACACTGGGCTGATTTAGTCATCTCACATCAGGTGCCTGTTGGATACTTGGGAGAACCCTTAGTCGACATGCCTTTTGTGGCTGTATGTCATCCTCAACATGCCATTGCACGCATGCCAAGTCCTATTGACGCCGAAGCATTGATGCAGCATTGTCAAATCGTCATCAAAGACACCTCCAATAAACCACAAGAGCAATCCGGTTGGTTACGCTCTGAAAACCGCTGGACTGTTTCCCAATTCGATACAGCAATTGATTTGTTATTACAGCAAATTGGGTTTTGTTGGTTACCATTACACAAGGTGTCAAAATACATTGAGAATGATGAGCTTTATGTACTGAATATCAATGGTTCGACACACAAACGACTCAGCTCGTATCTTATCACTCCTCAACCAGATAATATTGGCCCAGGCACTCGTTTGTTATCTGATTTGATATTGGCACAAAAACAAATTTCGATAGCTTAA
- a CDS encoding sterol desaturase family protein — protein sequence MSYQVAILCVFIGFALMEAFKGRLFRKESEVADDGKVEFISTIVLFALTQPLVLFSSGALASVVAPDMEGVLIGTSVFVQLGLLFVFDDMMQYWWHRASHTFIPLYNLHRAHHNAKYMSVRIVFRNNIFYYAMMPSIWFSGILIYMGLGWVYAYYLVVKLTIIMGAHAEWKWDQALYKIPVLNPVMWVLERVISTPSTHSAHHGLRKDDPATNYKGNYGNMFFFWDILFGTAKITRQYPASYGVEGMRRANWKEQLAWPLYKTPRTKPGTPTQQAQSANQS from the coding sequence ATGTCTTACCAGGTCGCTATATTGTGTGTATTTATTGGCTTTGCCTTGATGGAAGCGTTTAAAGGACGCCTGTTTCGCAAGGAATCAGAGGTCGCCGATGATGGCAAAGTAGAATTCATCAGTACAATTGTATTGTTTGCGCTGACCCAGCCACTGGTGTTATTTAGTTCTGGTGCTTTAGCTAGTGTGGTCGCTCCTGATATGGAAGGTGTGCTAATTGGCACCTCGGTGTTTGTTCAGCTCGGTCTCTTATTTGTCTTCGACGACATGATGCAGTACTGGTGGCACCGAGCCAGTCATACGTTTATTCCATTGTATAATTTGCATCGTGCGCATCATAATGCCAAGTATATGAGTGTGCGTATTGTGTTTCGCAATAACATTTTTTATTACGCGATGATGCCGTCTATTTGGTTCTCTGGTATTCTAATTTATATGGGATTAGGATGGGTATATGCTTATTATTTGGTGGTTAAATTAACCATTATTATGGGAGCACATGCGGAATGGAAATGGGATCAAGCGCTTTACAAAATCCCAGTACTCAATCCTGTCATGTGGGTGCTTGAACGGGTCATCTCTACTCCTTCAACCCATAGTGCCCATCACGGTTTGCGCAAAGACGACCCGGCAACCAATTACAAAGGAAATTATGGCAATATGTTTTTCTTTTGGGATATTTTGTTTGGTACGGCAAAGATTACTCGTCAATACCCAGCCAGTTACGGTGTAGAGGGGATGCGCAGAGCAAATTGGAAAGAGCAACTGGCTTGGCCTTTATATAAAACCCCGCGTACTAAGCCTGGAACTCCAACGCAACAGGCTCAATCTGCGAATCAAAGTTAA
- a CDS encoding Crp/Fnr family transcriptional regulator, whose translation MPTPLLEKCLAYGKLVHYQVGKLIHDRGDKKPGISIVVSGEVEVGNYDIEGRYYLTAILGVGEVFGEFTVLANLPRTHNAVALNNCQILQISASQTHKLLTDIPQVQTFLLQSLATRLHKVLERLDDVIRLPTHVQLAKYLYQIYSQTQHNKIELRQQDLATRLGVTVLSVHKAIKKLSALNLVQTSYGAVLIPDRVYFVQWLNEQSGILPLNNEN comes from the coding sequence ATGCCCACCCCGTTGCTCGAGAAGTGCTTAGCCTACGGCAAGCTTGTTCACTATCAAGTTGGCAAGCTGATCCACGACCGTGGTGATAAGAAACCGGGTATATCGATAGTGGTTTCGGGAGAGGTGGAAGTAGGTAACTATGATATTGAAGGTCGTTATTATCTTACTGCCATTTTAGGTGTGGGTGAGGTGTTTGGTGAGTTCACGGTACTGGCAAACTTACCTCGAACCCACAACGCAGTTGCATTGAATAATTGTCAGATATTACAGATTAGTGCGTCTCAAACGCACAAACTTCTCACTGATATACCGCAAGTGCAAACTTTTTTGTTACAGTCTCTCGCGACACGGCTACACAAAGTGTTAGAGCGCTTAGATGATGTCATTCGCTTACCCACTCATGTTCAATTAGCTAAATATCTCTATCAAATTTATAGCCAAACTCAACACAACAAAATCGAATTGCGACAACAAGACTTAGCGACCAGACTGGGAGTCACGGTGCTATCGGTACACAAAGCCATCAAGAAGCTCAGCGCATTAAATTTGGTTCAGACTTCTTATGGCGCAGTTTTGATTCCTGATAGGGTGTATTTTGTGCAATGGCTCAACGAGCAATCTGGCATATTACCGCTTAATAATGAAAACTGA
- the rimO gene encoding 30S ribosomal protein S12 methylthiotransferase RimO — translation MTVNQFNPKQTTTLETPKKVIEEQHSQDVAEGIEMELGHRIGFVSLGCPKNLVDSERILTQLRTEGYDVVSTYDDAELVIVNTCGFIDSAVQESLDTIGEALAENGKVIVTGCLGIKEDEIREVHPNVLSITGPHAYESVVEQVHAHLPKPEHNPYMHLVPDHGIKLTPRHYAYLKISEGCNHKCTFCIIPSMRGLLDSRPIGSIIAEAKRLQAGGVKELLVISQDTSAYGVDVKHKIDFADGTPLRTDLNTLCNELGKLGMWVRLHYVYPYPHVDDLIPLMVEGKILPYLDIPFQHASKRILRLMKRPGSSERVIERIKQWRAMCPELIIRSTFIVGFPGETEEEFEELLDFLKEAQLDRVGCFKYSPVEGAAANDLPDHIPEEIKEERLQRFMAVQSEISSQRLQQRIGQEYLIVVDEIGPEGAIGRCFADAPEVDGVVHLNNVYDVEPGQQLWAEVIHADAHDIWAVPVEEDDEA, via the coding sequence ATGACGGTAAACCAATTCAATCCAAAACAAACGACCACACTTGAGACACCTAAAAAGGTCATTGAGGAGCAGCACAGTCAAGATGTCGCAGAAGGGATTGAAATGGAACTTGGCCATCGCATTGGTTTTGTCAGTCTTGGCTGCCCCAAAAACCTCGTGGATTCAGAGCGCATTTTAACTCAGTTACGCACTGAGGGTTATGATGTGGTGAGTACCTATGACGATGCCGAGCTTGTCATTGTCAATACCTGCGGCTTTATCGACTCAGCAGTACAAGAGTCGCTCGATACCATTGGCGAGGCATTAGCCGAAAACGGTAAGGTCATCGTGACAGGTTGTTTAGGTATCAAAGAAGACGAAATACGTGAAGTTCATCCAAATGTTCTATCGATTACCGGACCTCATGCTTATGAAAGTGTGGTCGAGCAAGTCCACGCTCACCTTCCCAAACCCGAGCACAACCCTTACATGCACCTAGTGCCCGATCACGGGATCAAGTTAACGCCACGCCATTATGCGTATCTAAAAATATCTGAAGGCTGCAATCACAAATGCACGTTTTGTATCATTCCATCAATGCGAGGTTTGTTGGATTCGCGCCCTATCGGCTCTATTATCGCGGAGGCCAAGCGACTTCAAGCTGGTGGCGTTAAAGAACTTCTGGTGATCTCTCAAGACACCAGTGCCTACGGTGTGGATGTCAAACACAAGATCGACTTTGCAGACGGCACGCCGTTGCGTACCGATTTGAATACCTTGTGTAATGAATTAGGTAAATTAGGCATGTGGGTGCGTTTGCATTATGTTTACCCCTACCCGCATGTCGATGATTTGATTCCATTGATGGTGGAAGGCAAAATCCTTCCATATTTAGATATTCCATTTCAACACGCGAGCAAACGCATTCTGCGTTTGATGAAACGTCCAGGTTCGTCTGAGCGTGTTATCGAGCGAATCAAGCAATGGCGAGCTATGTGCCCCGAGCTGATTATTCGATCGACCTTTATTGTTGGTTTCCCGGGGGAAACCGAAGAAGAGTTTGAAGAATTACTCGATTTTCTCAAAGAAGCCCAACTGGATCGCGTTGGCTGTTTTAAATATTCTCCAGTTGAAGGCGCAGCAGCGAATGACCTTCCCGACCACATACCTGAAGAGATTAAAGAAGAACGTTTGCAACGATTTATGGCCGTGCAAAGTGAAATCAGTAGCCAGCGTCTACAACAGCGCATCGGTCAAGAGTATCTAATAGTCGTTGACGAAATTGGACCCGAAGGTGCAATTGGTCGCTGTTTCGCCGATGCACCAGAAGTGGATGGTGTGGTGCACTTAAACAATGTGTATGACGTCGAACCAGGTCAGCAGCTCTGGGCTGAAGTCATCCACGCTGACGCCCATGACATCTGGGCAGTTCCTGTCGAAGAAGACGACGAAGCTTAG